TCATACTGTAAATTTTTGATAAGATCAAACCAATAATCGGCATACAGTTTTTCCATATTGCACGACTTTAATTGCATTTTTTGATATTCAGACTCAAGAAATTCTTTTGTTACTTGTGCCCAATCATCAATAATAATAACAGGTAAATCATCAAACACCGCATCCATTAACGATCGTTTAACAATTGGAATAGATCCCACATACAATGCCTCCCACGTACGATGGCAATCAAGCCCATTTCCTGGAGGGCTAAATGTAAAACACGAGCAAGCAACACTCCTTAGATAATCTTCATATGTACACCCGCTTGCAACAAAACAAAACGATTGCTGTGCAAATAACTGATATACTTTTTTTCTCTCGGAAATATTTGTATTGATCGTACAGTTTAAATAAGCAAGATACCTTTTTTCGTATGTTTCACTTGTAATCTGCTTTAGTATAGAAATATTTCCATGCGGCCAATACCTATTTGCAAGCCCAATTGGTATAGGAAACAGTTTAGGATGTATTATCAATGCATTTTGTCCAAACCATGCAATCAATTTGTGATCATCAAGATACTTCACATGTGATGTAGTAATGCCAGCGTCACTATTATGTGTTACTAAAATATACTGCGCAGTAATCTGTGGATGTATTGTGGTAAAAAAATGATCGATATAATCACTTTTTAAAAATATAGTACTGCCTGGCTGTACACATGAAGGATCAAATGGTACATGTGTTTCATCAATAATAAAATTGCAAAATGCACGAAATGTATCACCAGAAATATATGGATAACTAGAAGCTCTTGTTACACGAACTTCTTTTTTTCCTGGTAGCACAAACATCTCTGCCTGTACGGTATAGCTATATAACAATACAATGATATAGATAACATAACACCTAGTCATACAAATTTTGCTCATATAATACTTCTTCACTATATCTAACCTTTAGGTATACATGCCATAAACGAGGATATGCTTTCTCTATTGTTTTATCCATTCGTTTTCGCTCAATTGGATCTATTTGTTTTGAGTAGCATAAAATATCATTTCCACCGCTTACAGACCCTGGAAGCTGCTTATTATAAATAGAAAGAACTCTTTTTTTATGATTATCATAATCTTGAAAAAAACTATCAATATACCTGTCATCGCAACCCAAAAAGGAAAGTAAGCGATAAAATACTGCTCGCGGACGCATTATAAGGTCCTCATAATGAATAAGTAACCTTTTTTCTGAATTCCATCCATCATAAATACGCAGCCCCTGGAAATAGGATGCAAACTTTGCTGATTTCAAATCTTTTTGAGAGAGCAAGTCTTTCCCATGATGTTGTTCAAAAAATGTGTTAAACTGCTTTGCATCACCGCAGTAATTACGCAGCAACACTTCTTTAGGGTTGCGTAACAAAAATATCAAAGTCTCACTTTTTGGGTCGCAATCACCAAAAGATTGCAAATAACCAAGATCGTGTACTTTCCATATACACGGTAATGACATATCAGTACCCAGATCAAACGTATATCCCAAAGGACAATTAACGTTTTTCTCGATTTTAGCTACGTAATCTATTGAATGGTATTTTTGTAGAGTTGGTCTTTTTGTTAAAAATTCTATGCAGTATCGCAACCACGTATTACCAGAAATTGGAAATGAGAGTAAATAGGTTCGAGGCTGCATATCATTATAAAACTGCTCGAGATTCATTTCTTTAATTGGTATCGGGGTAAAATGAGAAAGCGCTGCTTTATCAAGAATATCTTTACTTGCATGCATCAAAAGATCTTGTTTTGTAACATCTTCAACAGACATGCGCTTAAACTGATTGCCGTCACGTATAACAATACTTGCTTTATCAACCGTCAAAATATCGCCAACCCACCGTGCATGATCCGCAGTGAATACTATTTTATGATTACCAATAAATTGCGCTGCCCAGCCAAAATTTGAACCAGATCGTATAAAACAATCAAATTGCTGTGCCATAGCAAAAAAATCTTCTAGCACATTTCGATCATGACTATTACCCTTTTTTCTGCAAGAAAACTCAACATTCGGTTTATTCAAATAATACATATATTTTTCTACAAGCGATTGAGGATCAGGATAGTCTGTAAATAAATACACATAGAGCGGGGGGTCATCAAGTAGTTCTGATAATGCCTTTAACTGATCGATATAATATTGATCTGGTGGAAATTTAAGCGGCCAAAACTGATCGGCGTACTTCTTTGGCGGCAATTCTTTTCCGACAGCATTATTAAGATCTTCTTGTGTGTAAAATTGATTTGGGTTTGGTTTACAATAACCATCCCACTTACACCCACTTTTTCTAACATGCACAGCAACAGTAATACAATCTATTGGTAGATTAAGAGAGGGAATTAGTTTGATAGGCTTTATGTCCTCTTTCACCTTTTGCTCAAAAACAGGATCTGTCACAACAGAATCATAGAGCCCTAGGTATTCAGAATAATAGCGAACAACATACAATATATTTTTTTTTACTTTGCTCAAACAACCATCTGTTATAAAAATGGCATCTTTGCTTGAAATATGTCGCGGTGCAGCCTGTTTGTTTATATGCAAAGCCAATTGATTAGAATAAGCAAAGGAGGTGTAATATAGTGGAAGATCATGTGTATGCGCAATATATGCTGCATGTGCATAGGCTAAAATATTATCTCCAAAGCGCCCATTACTTAATGTATACATCACTCCAGCCGGTACACAAAAAAGCAAATTAAAGGTGGTAAAAAAAATAACTAACAAACTTACTCTTTGAAAGCGCTTCATACCAACCACTTTTCTTGCAACATTTAGTTGAACAAGTTATTTAGATCCATATCGAATTCTCACTTTTTTTTGCGCTTTCTTGATCTTGTTTAACCAATACGGCATAAATAGTTTTTCTCGACGATATTTTATTTTACTCATTTGTTTATATTTTTTTTCCAAGAAATCACGTGTTACTTGCCGCCAATCATCGATAATTACTACAGGTAAATCTTTAAAAAGGGAATCAATTGTGGATCGTTTGACAATCGGAATACAGCCAAAAAGTAATGCTTCCCAGGTTCGATAACAATCAACTCCAGCACCAGCAGGACTCAATAAAAACTTTGAGCGAGACATATCATATAAATATTCATAAAATGATTTTTGCGGTGCATTATAGCAAAATGGCTCATTTTTAAACAAATCGTAGACTGGCTTACGCCAGATTCTATCATCAGCAACCTTAAAATTCATAAGTAATAGTACATCTCGATACTGAGATGGAAATGTACGCACACGCTTAATCACACGCACATCACCAAATGAAAAGTAAGCATTAGCAAACCCAAGTGGTATTGGTTTTAGCTTTGGATGACGATAATCGGGATTTTTTGTAAACCAACATGCCAATGTTCTTTCATCTAAATAGCACGCATATTTACCTGGACAAGAAACCGTACTATTAGTAGTTAGCAAA
The genomic region above belongs to Candidatus Dependentiae bacterium and contains:
- a CDS encoding sulfotransferase domain-containing protein yields the protein MKRFQRVSLLVIFFTTFNLLFCVPAGVMYTLSNGRFGDNILAYAHAAYIAHTHDLPLYYTSFAYSNQLALHINKQAAPRHISSKDAIFITDGCLSKVKKNILYVVRYYSEYLGLYDSVVTDPVFEQKVKEDIKPIKLIPSLNLPIDCITVAVHVRKSGCKWDGYCKPNPNQFYTQEDLNNAVGKELPPKKYADQFWPLKFPPDQYYIDQLKALSELLDDPPLYVYLFTDYPDPQSLVEKYMYYLNKPNVEFSCRKKGNSHDRNVLEDFFAMAQQFDCFIRSGSNFGWAAQFIGNHKIVFTADHARWVGDILTVDKASIVIRDGNQFKRMSVEDVTKQDLLMHASKDILDKAALSHFTPIPIKEMNLEQFYNDMQPRTYLLSFPISGNTWLRYCIEFLTKRPTLQKYHSIDYVAKIEKNVNCPLGYTFDLGTDMSLPCIWKVHDLGYLQSFGDCDPKSETLIFLLRNPKEVLLRNYCGDAKQFNTFFEQHHGKDLLSQKDLKSAKFASYFQGLRIYDGWNSEKRLLIHYEDLIMRPRAVFYRLLSFLGCDDRYIDSFFQDYDNHKKRVLSIYNKQLPGSVSGGNDILCYSKQIDPIERKRMDKTIEKAYPRLWHVYLKVRYSEEVLYEQNLYD